DNA sequence from the Chitinophaga flava genome:
GTGAATATCGCCGAACAGTTTGAAGTGTCCCGGCAGTTCTGGGCTTATCTGGTAGAGAACAATATTATTTCCAACCCGCAAGCCTTCATTCAAAGTATCCCTCATATGAGTTTTGTATGGGGAGAAGAGAATGTAGACTACCTGAAGAAGCGATACAAAGCTTTACAGCAGTGCCATCTGTTTAAAAAGATGGAATACTCCGAAGACCAGGAACAGCTGAAAGCCTGGATGCCACTGGTAATGGAAGGTCGCGACCCCAACCAGAAAGTAGCGGCCACCCATATGGAAATTGGTACCGACGTTAACTTTGGCGCCCTGAGCCGTGCACTGTTCAACCATCTCGAACAACTCGATGGTGTCAACATACACTTCAACCACGATGTACGTGATCTGAAAAAAGCAGATGACGGCGGCTGGATCATAAAAGTAAAAGATCGTGAAACCCGCGAGAAACAGACTATCAAAGCCAGCTTCGTATTTATCGGCGCCGGTGGTGGTTCTCTGCCCCTGCTGGAAAAATCCGATATCCCTGAAGGTAAAGGCTTCGGCGGTTTCCCTGTAAGCGGCCAGTGGCTGCGTTGCACCAACCCCGATATCATTGCACAACACCAGGCTAAAGTATATGGTAAAGCCTCTGTAGGCGCACCGCCCATGTCAGTCCCCCACCTCGACACCCGCATGATCGATGGTGAAAGAGCACTGCTGTTCGGACCTTATGCCGGCTTCTCCACCAAATTCCTCAAAAACGGTTCTATCTTCGACCTGCCCAAATCCATCAAAGTTGATAACATCCACCCAATGGTATCTGCAGGCCTCGACAATATTCCACTGACCAAATACCTCATTGCTCAAGTACGCCAGAAACCGGAAGACAGACTCGAAGCACTTCGTGAATACTACCCAGAAGCACGTATGGAAGACTGGAAACTGGAAATTGCCGGTCAGCGTGTACAGGTAATCAAAAAAGATCCTGAACACGGCGGTATCCTTGAATTCGGTACAGAAGTAGTGAGCGCAGCCGACGGCTCTATCGCCGCTCTGCTCGGTGCCTCCCCCGGCGCATCCACCGCAGTATCTATCATGCTCAACCTGCTGAAACGTTGCTTTAAAGACTACGTTGAAACAGAAGCATGGCAGCGTAAACTCAAACAAATGATTCCTTCCTACGGCCAGTCTCTGCTCAACAACCCGCAACACTGCGATGAGCTCCGCGACTGGACCACATCCGTTCTGGAGCTGAAAGCCATGCAGGCTGTCGCTCTGGATTCCCAGGACTAAAGTCCTGGGCTATATTTGTTGGGGTTGGTATGGGGGTATTGATTAGAATACGCCCTCAGCTTAGTCCTGATTTATTTTTTATGTGGAATAAGCGCCACGTATTTTGTTTTGAATTTTAGCGAAGAATAATAGTAAAGAAAATAGCCCGGGACTAAAATCCCGGGCTATTTTTTATTTAGAAAATTCAACGCAGAAACATAAGCAGCTATGCTTTATTCCAGCAATTTAATTATACATCGGCGGCCACAAATACAGCCCAGGGCTTTAGCCCTGGGGGGCAATAATTATTCGTTTCACAATCATTTTTCCGTTGTGTACCAGTTTGAGGAAATACACGCCGGCAGGCCATCCTGAAACAGACAGGTTGCTGGTATGGGTACCTGCAGGCAGGTTGCTGTTGATGGGTACCTGCAATTGTTTGCCGGTTACATCATATACGCCAAGGGTGGTATGTCCGGCAGATGGCAGTCTCAGTGTAATCGTGAGGGTTGTAGCAGCAGGATTGGGATAGGCGCTCATAACGGCCTCTACAGCCGCTTTAGCGGCCAGCGTGCTAGTCCTGATTTTCACTTCTGCATAACTGTTCCAGGCATTGACATTGTTGCCATGACCTAAAATTCGTACATACTTCGCCGTTATGCCATTGAAGCTAAAGGCTTCGAAGGCGGTAGAGGTACCGCTGCTTTGCAGACCGGTAGCAACGTTGGTCCAGGTAATGGCATCGTTGCTCACCTGTATATCAAACAGGGCACGACGGGTGTCTCCTTTATAAAAGGCGATATCCACACCGTTGACAGTTGCGGCACTACCCAAACAGAACTGTATCCACTGCTCTCCGGAAGCAGACCAGCGGGTGTTCATATCGTTGTCGGTAGCGTTGGCGGCCACATTGCCATCATCTGCGCTGGCCACTGCCGGTGTGCAGGAAGAAGAAGCGTTGGAATCGGCTATCACAGCCAGCAGCGGCGGATTGGCAGCAGCTTCTTTTGAGTTCAGGAAAATACGCGGATCATGGGCTTGCTGGCTCTTCAGCACAAAAGCTATTTTTTTCCTGCCAGCTGCCAGCTCACTTTGTACATAGCTGGTCACATCCCAGGTATAGTAACGGGCACTGTCGTTGGTGAGCACGCTGGATGCCAGCAAGTTGGCGCCGGAAGCGGGCTTGTTGTTCCACGTAATCGTTTTCTCCAGCCAGGTGGTATTGCTCAGCGGATATACGCCTACCGGCACACTCATGGCTACGGTACCGTCTACACGACCATATACTTTCAACACGACCGAAGAGACTGCACTCGCTGTATTGGTGAGATCAAAAGTCATGTAGGCTTCGCGGGCGTTATTCAGTTGTCCGGCTGGCGATACTTTGGTGATCAGTAAAGTAGAATCGGTGGTGCCAAAAGTAGTGGCAGCATTGGTACCATCCCGCACATAAGCGTCCTGTACCGGCAGCAACTGGATGGTAGCAGCTCCCGCTCTGAACACAGCGGTGTAGGTGGTATCACTGTCGGTGATAGTAATGTTCTGTACTCTGCTGCCCCCGTGTGCCCAATGGTCGAAAATATAGGTTACCCCATTGAGCACCTGAGGGGACACGGCCTCCATCGGCCTGACCATACCGGATAAAGTAGGGGTACTGTACGGTGCGGTGAAAGGAATATCGTTGAGTTTGATTTGTAAACCGGCGGGTTGCGTTTGCAGTGCGATATTGGAAGTCACCGGGAACAGTTCTACATAGGTGGTGTCGAGCTCGCCCCGGCTGTCTCTAACGGAAAGGAGTATACGATACCAGATATCTGTTTCGGTATGTCCTTCGGCGGAGATGACAAATCTGCCGCTGGTAACGCTGTCTGGCAACTGCGGTCCGGGGTGAACATGGTTGGCATGATGGAAATCTACCCACCAATGGAAAGCGCCGGCGGGCAATACACCATCTTCCGCATCGGTGCCGGTGCCGGAAAATCTAACGGTATCGCCTGCACGGAATTTAGCATTATTGAAAGGCGAAGTGATAGTGGCTACAGGCAGGGTATTGGGTTTGGTTACACTGAGGCGGGCATTGCTGCTGGTAACGCTGCCGGCACTGTTGGTAACCACAACGCTGTAAAGACCGGTATCTGCCGGCTGTACATTGGCGATGGCATAAGTAGCGGTAGTAGCACCGCTGATATTCACACCGTTTTTCCGCCACTGATAGGTCGGTGCCGGATTAGCGACTACAGTAATACTGAAGGTGGCTGTTTGCCCCTGCGGCACGGTAACCGGCTGGGGCTGCGTTGTAATCGCTGGCGCCTGCGTGCCGGTATACACAATCTTATACAATGCGCTGTTATCGCGGCTCAGGTAATACAGGTTACCATCAAGGCCCTGTTTGAGATATACCAGGCCGCCACCCAGACCAGTAGCATAAGCACTCCTGGAGGGCGAAGCGGGGTTGAGGTAATTAATCCAGCCGCCGCAGTAGTCGAGGAAAAAGTATTTGCCATTGTAAGTAGCGGGATAGTTGCTGATAGCCCCGTTAAAGAAGGTGCCACCATTGATGGCGCAGCCCTGTCCATCAGGAGGAGCAGCGTTTCTATTGGTGCTGTAGCGGTAGATGGGATTGGTGAGGCCGGTACAGGAACCGCTGCAGTTGCCTTCCTGGTCGGGCCATCCGAAGTTACGGCCACCGGTGGTGGCATCGTTGATTTCTTCCCAGGTGGATTCACCTACATCGTTGATGAAGATCTTACCGGTAACAGGATCTATGGCATTAGTGAAAGGGTTGCGTAACCCGTACGCCCACACGCGGCTGCGTTGCGCACTGCCACTGAAAGGGTTGCCTGCCGGTACCGTACCGTCAGTGTTGATACGTAACAGTTTACCCATGTAACTGTCCAGGTTCTGCGCATTGGCACCTACTTTATTATCGCCAACAGACACATACAACTTACCGTCGTTGCCAAAAGAGAGGCCGCCACCGTTGTGATAGATAGCGCTTAGCGTGGGCAGGTCCAGTATAGCCGTTTCAGACCCGGCCACATCGCCGGTCATAGTAAAACGGCTTACCCGGTTGTGCGGCCCCGACGTATGCGTGTAATACAGATAGATATAATGATTGCTGGCAAAATTAGGATCTGCCGCCACACCGATCAGGCCACGTTCTCCGCTGCTGTTGACAGACAAGGTAACGGCTGGCGTGGATAACAAAGCGCCGTTTTTGACTACGCGTAGCTGGCCTGTTTCCTGGCATACCAGTATACGCCCATCTGGCAGAAAGGCCATGGCTGTGGGGTTGCTGATGCCGCCTGTTACCTGCACCCGCTGAAAATTGGAAGGCAGGGATTGCGACAACGTCGTAATAGACCACAGCAACAATAAAATCATTGCGTATCTTTTTTTCATAAAGGGAGAAAACTTTAAAGGTGGATAATGAGGGTTATAAAAACATGCGTAGCCAATCAGCGTATATCCATTACTGTTATACACTGCAAAATAGCTCCGGTTACAGGCAGGGTACTCCTGTTAAAAGCATGATGGCATTACGGGGACTTCATAAAGTGTTGATTTAAAACTTCCAAAAAACAGTCGTAAGGGAAACGGGTTTTCAACAACACTGGGCTACAGGCAGTTTCCGGCAGAAAAGGTTCAGAGACGAAGCTAACAATTATCTATGCTCCCAAACTACATGGTTGGGTAATCAGATCCTGGCTGTATCGAAAATATGCAATCGTTTGCAAATTTCAAAGAGTTTTTTGAGAGAATGATCATAAAAAAATCCTTCCTGTTGAAAAGTAATACTTTAAAACAGGAAGGAGTACTGATAATCTGGTTGGTATTGAAAGACGAAGCGTTGATACCTGCAAGTAACTGTAAAGCAAAATACCGTATTTAAAAACTATCGGCTTCTGCCTGCATCTTTTAAGGCATTCAGTTGTGCAGATAATTCTTTTACCACCGCCGGGTATTGTGCGGCCACATTATTTTTCTCCTGCGGATCTTTACGCAGGTCATACAGTTGTGGTGCGGGATCGTTGCCCAGCTCTATTGCTGTGGCGTTGTCATAACGGGCACCGTTGCCGGGAGTAATATACTTCCAGTTGCCTTTGATGATGCTGAGTGTGCCCGCATGTTCGATAACGCTTTCACGGCCTTTGAGGTCTTTACCGGTGAATGCAGCCATCATATCAAAGCTGTCGGGACCATCTTCGTGTTGCAACTGCTGACCGGTAAGAGCAGCGAAGGAACCCAGCAGATCTACCTGGCTTACGAGCGCATTAGACACGCCCTGGCGGCTTTTTCCGGGCCAGCGGACGATCAGTGGTACACGCGTACCTGCATCGAAGTTGCTGTATTTACCACCGCGATAAATGCCGGAAGGTGTGTGCCCGCCCAGCAGTTCCCTGGCCTGGTCTGCATAACCATCATCTACCACAGGACCATTGTCGCTCGTAAAAATGAAGATGGTATTATCACTCAGGTGCAGGCTGTCGAGTGTACGCATTATCTGGCCAACTGTCCAGTCGAGCTGTAGGATAGCATCTCCGCGCACACCCATGCCGCTTTTGCCGGCGAAGGCTTTACCAGGCACGCGGGGTACATGAATATCATGTGTAGCAAAGTATAGAAAAAACGGAGCAGTTTTATGATCAACAATAAAACGTTGTGCCTTTCCCGTTAGTACGGCAGCAATACTGTCATCTTTCCACAGTGCAGCGGTACCGCCCTGCATAAAGCCAATACGGCCAATACCGTTAACGATAGCATTGTTGTGTCCCTGGGAAGAGTGCATGACCAGCAGCTCCGGATTCTTTTTCCCCGTAGGTTCGTTGCCGATAGGTGCTGTATAGCTGACTTTGATAGGATCAGCAGGGTCCAGATTGGCTACCCGGTGGTTTTCCACATATACACAAGGTACGCGGTCTGCAGTAGCCGGCATGATCCAGCAATAGTCGAAACCTATTTCCAGCGGGCCAGGCTTCAGTTCTCCGTTCCAGTCCGGCCCTTTGCTGTCACCGATACCCAGGTGCCATTTCCCCACAGCGCCCGTAGCATAACCTGCTTTGCGCAACAGCGAAGGCAGTGTGGTAACAGCCGTATCGATGATCAGGGAAGCGTCGCCAGGGGCAATACCCGTTCCTTTCTTACGCCAGGCGTATTGCCCCGTAAGGATAGAGTACCTGGAAGGCGTACAGGTGGCCGAAGAGGCATGTCCGTTGGTAAACCGCACTCCCTGTGATGCCAGGCGGTCGATATGCGGCGTACGTATTTTGGTGGCGCCATTACAACTGATATCGCCATAACCGAGGTCATCTGCATAGATCAGTACAATGTTCGGGCGGGCCGTAGCGGGCCCCTTTTGCGCATGGGCGTGGAAGGCAATACCAATAGCCAGGGCCAGCCCAAGGATTGATTTCATGTTCACCATTATTCCTGCTTTAGATAGATGAGGATAACAGCTAAGATAACACCTGATTCCTGAATTGTATAATTCTTTCCCAGTCCGGCAGATAATGCGAAAAAAGCATGACAAAAAGTTAAAATCGCAACAATCCACAGGGGAATTATTCCCGATCTTTAGTACAATTATTTTTATGCTCCTGAAGACTTATAAAATATGAGATCAGCAGCATCAACCAAATCAAATTCATCAATGTCAGACAAGCGCTTCGCGCTTATTTTTTGCAAAAATTATGCAAACGATTGCAGAAAAATAGTGAAAAAGAACCGGAACGGTGATAAATACTGATTTTTTTGATGGTCCTGATAAT
Encoded proteins:
- a CDS encoding malate:quinone oxidoreductase — protein: MFRSKRTSETGPDVVLIGAGIMSATLGTLLKELQPELTIEIFERLDMAAAESSDAWNNAGTGHSAFCELNYTPQKQDGSVDIKKAVNIAEQFEVSRQFWAYLVENNIISNPQAFIQSIPHMSFVWGEENVDYLKKRYKALQQCHLFKKMEYSEDQEQLKAWMPLVMEGRDPNQKVAATHMEIGTDVNFGALSRALFNHLEQLDGVNIHFNHDVRDLKKADDGGWIIKVKDRETREKQTIKASFVFIGAGGGSLPLLEKSDIPEGKGFGGFPVSGQWLRCTNPDIIAQHQAKVYGKASVGAPPMSVPHLDTRMIDGERALLFGPYAGFSTKFLKNGSIFDLPKSIKVDNIHPMVSAGLDNIPLTKYLIAQVRQKPEDRLEALREYYPEARMEDWKLEIAGQRVQVIKKDPEHGGILEFGTEVVSAADGSIAALLGASPGASTAVSIMLNLLKRCFKDYVETEAWQRKLKQMIPSYGQSLLNNPQHCDELRDWTTSVLELKAMQAVALDSQD
- a CDS encoding sulfatase-like hydrolase/transferase — encoded protein: MKSILGLALAIGIAFHAHAQKGPATARPNIVLIYADDLGYGDISCNGATKIRTPHIDRLASQGVRFTNGHASSATCTPSRYSILTGQYAWRKKGTGIAPGDASLIIDTAVTTLPSLLRKAGYATGAVGKWHLGIGDSKGPDWNGELKPGPLEIGFDYCWIMPATADRVPCVYVENHRVANLDPADPIKVSYTAPIGNEPTGKKNPELLVMHSSQGHNNAIVNGIGRIGFMQGGTAALWKDDSIAAVLTGKAQRFIVDHKTAPFFLYFATHDIHVPRVPGKAFAGKSGMGVRGDAILQLDWTVGQIMRTLDSLHLSDNTIFIFTSDNGPVVDDGYADQARELLGGHTPSGIYRGGKYSNFDAGTRVPLIVRWPGKSRQGVSNALVSQVDLLGSFAALTGQQLQHEDGPDSFDMMAAFTGKDLKGRESVIEHAGTLSIIKGNWKYITPGNGARYDNATAIELGNDPAPQLYDLRKDPQEKNNVAAQYPAVVKELSAQLNALKDAGRSR
- a CDS encoding PQQ-dependent sugar dehydrogenase gives rise to the protein MKKRYAMILLLLWSITTLSQSLPSNFQRVQVTGGISNPTAMAFLPDGRILVCQETGQLRVVKNGALLSTPAVTLSVNSSGERGLIGVAADPNFASNHYIYLYYTHTSGPHNRVSRFTMTGDVAGSETAILDLPTLSAIYHNGGGLSFGNDGKLYVSVGDNKVGANAQNLDSYMGKLLRINTDGTVPAGNPFSGSAQRSRVWAYGLRNPFTNAIDPVTGKIFINDVGESTWEEINDATTGGRNFGWPDQEGNCSGSCTGLTNPIYRYSTNRNAAPPDGQGCAINGGTFFNGAISNYPATYNGKYFFLDYCGGWINYLNPASPSRSAYATGLGGGLVYLKQGLDGNLYYLSRDNSALYKIVYTGTQAPAITTQPQPVTVPQGQTATFSITVVANPAPTYQWRKNGVNISGATTATYAIANVQPADTGLYSVVVTNSAGSVTSSNARLSVTKPNTLPVATITSPFNNAKFRAGDTVRFSGTGTDAEDGVLPAGAFHWWVDFHHANHVHPGPQLPDSVTSGRFVISAEGHTETDIWYRILLSVRDSRGELDTTYVELFPVTSNIALQTQPAGLQIKLNDIPFTAPYSTPTLSGMVRPMEAVSPQVLNGVTYIFDHWAHGGSRVQNITITDSDTTYTAVFRAGAATIQLLPVQDAYVRDGTNAATTFGTTDSTLLITKVSPAGQLNNAREAYMTFDLTNTASAVSSVVLKVYGRVDGTVAMSVPVGVYPLSNTTWLEKTITWNNKPASGANLLASSVLTNDSARYYTWDVTSYVQSELAAGRKKIAFVLKSQQAHDPRIFLNSKEAAANPPLLAVIADSNASSSCTPAVASADDGNVAANATDNDMNTRWSASGEQWIQFCLGSAATVNGVDIAFYKGDTRRALFDIQVSNDAITWTNVATGLQSSGTSTAFEAFSFNGITAKYVRILGHGNNVNAWNSYAEVKIRTSTLAAKAAVEAVMSAYPNPAATTLTITLRLPSAGHTTLGVYDVTGKQLQVPINSNLPAGTHTSNLSVSGWPAGVYFLKLVHNGKMIVKRIIIAPQG